In Acidobacteriota bacterium, one genomic interval encodes:
- a CDS encoding metal ABC transporter permease has protein sequence MAQQIQVLFLPFLACLILTGIHVYLGIHVISRKVIFVDIALAQIAALGATVALLLGYDPSSEGSYYVSLGFAVLAAVIFALTRTRREHVPQEAVIGLTYATASAAAILLADISPHGAEHLHDLLAGSIVWVTPAQIVKTAILYTLIGAFHFAYRRRFLLISMNPDEAYAQGINVRFWDFLFYLSFGVVITSAVQIAGVLLVFCYLVAPSVFAVMFFEDLRRRLLTGWTMAALVSAIGLYFSYDRPSGPTIMVCFAVALILGGLTRAIAASPRRSRAVALTAATAAIVTASFWTLYRFRPAPAHHPGEAQEPVESAAPPPEHAVGGGIDALRAALRDSHENVRARAVADLAATGDLRVVSDLVAALHDQSANVKEAAAVALGRAGNRSALPALIQGLKNVDEDEWVRLRIAQAVAQLGDTAGIPVLLQIAGRGDAKISRTEALASLVALSGSRAAPPGDPDAPQGRAALDAAAKWWATDGAALEWDAPARAFHRRR, from the coding sequence ATGGCCCAGCAGATCCAGGTCCTCTTCCTGCCGTTCCTGGCGTGCCTCATCCTCACCGGCATCCACGTCTATCTCGGCATCCACGTCATCAGCCGGAAAGTGATCTTCGTCGACATCGCGCTGGCGCAGATCGCCGCGCTCGGGGCGACGGTCGCGCTTCTCCTGGGCTACGACCCGAGCTCGGAGGGGTCCTACTACGTCTCGCTCGGATTCGCGGTGCTCGCCGCCGTCATCTTCGCCCTCACCCGCACGCGGCGGGAGCACGTCCCCCAGGAGGCCGTGATCGGCCTCACCTACGCGACCGCCTCCGCGGCGGCCATCCTCCTCGCGGACATCTCGCCGCACGGCGCGGAGCACCTCCACGATCTCCTCGCGGGAAGCATCGTGTGGGTCACCCCCGCCCAGATCGTCAAGACGGCAATCCTCTACACCCTCATCGGCGCGTTCCACTTCGCCTACCGGCGACGGTTCCTGTTGATCTCGATGAACCCCGACGAGGCGTACGCGCAGGGGATCAACGTGAGGTTCTGGGACTTCCTCTTCTATCTCTCCTTCGGCGTCGTGATCACGTCGGCGGTGCAGATCGCCGGAGTCCTCCTCGTCTTCTGCTACCTCGTGGCACCGTCGGTCTTCGCGGTGATGTTCTTCGAGGACCTCCGGAGGCGCCTGCTGACGGGGTGGACGATGGCGGCCCTCGTCTCGGCCATCGGCCTCTACTTCTCGTACGACCGGCCGTCCGGGCCGACGATCATGGTCTGCTTCGCGGTCGCCCTGATTCTCGGCGGGCTGACGCGCGCGATCGCCGCCTCCCCGCGCCGATCGAGAGCCGTCGCGCTGACCGCGGCCACGGCGGCGATCGTGACGGCGAGCTTCTGGACGCTGTACCGCTTCCGGCCGGCCCCCGCGCATCATCCCGGGGAGGCCCAGGAGCCCGTGGAATCGGCGGCGCCCCCACCGGAGCACGCGGTGGGTGGGGGCATCGACGCGTTGCGCGCCGCGCTCCGCGATTCCCACGAGAACGTCCGGGCCAGGGCCGTCGCGGATCTCGCGGCGACGGGCGATCTGCGCGTCGTCTCGGATCTGGTGGCGGCGCTCCACGATCAGTCGGCAAACGTGAAGGAGGCCGCCGCCGTCGCGCTCGGCCGGGCCGGCAACCGATCGGCCCTCCCCGCCCTCATCCAGGGTCTCAAGAACGTGGACGAGGACGAGTGGGTGAGGCTCCGGATCGCGCAGGCCGTCGCGCAGCTCGGCGACACCGCGGGGATCCCGGTCCTCCTCCAGATTGCGGGGCGCGGCGACGCGAAGATAAGCCGGACCGAGGCCCTGGCTTCCCTCGTCGCGCTGAGCGGCTCCCGCGCCGCCCCCCCCGGCGATCCCGACGCACCTCAGGGGCGTGCCGCTCTCGACGCCGCGGCGAAATGGTGGGCCACGGACGGGGCGGCGCTGGAGTGGGATGCCCCGGCGCGGGCCTTCCATCGAAGGCGTTGA
- a CDS encoding zinc ABC transporter substrate-binding protein — MTISRRFLLQTLGVALLLAPAGGGFAAPAPIRLVAALPNLGSIAAAIGGDRVDITTIAVGTQDAHFVDPKPSFMVKLRAADLILVNGLDLEIGWIPPLTQGARNPKILQGAPGFVDCSQGIQVLEVPTNLSRTEGDVHPYGNPHYLTDPLNAIVVAGTIAEALKKIDPSSSDYFEGRKRDFVKAIHEATFGKELVDLVGGAKLTREASAGTLDAFLDATSVGGSPLRSRLGGWLGRMQPARGKPVVSYHKDYTYFAARFGLDIVEYVEPKPGIQPSAKHLEELIARLKKGDIRAIVSRPYVEHRSTDYVAEQTGVKVLTLPIEVGGAPEAADYFKLFDHVTGQLASALSSAPPGAGH, encoded by the coding sequence ATGACGATCTCACGACGATTCCTTCTCCAGACCCTCGGCGTGGCGCTGCTCCTCGCTCCGGCGGGCGGCGGCTTCGCCGCGCCGGCCCCGATTCGCCTCGTCGCCGCGCTCCCGAACCTCGGCTCGATCGCGGCGGCCATCGGCGGCGACCGCGTCGACATCACGACGATCGCGGTCGGAACCCAGGACGCGCACTTCGTCGATCCGAAACCGAGCTTCATGGTCAAGCTGCGCGCGGCGGATCTCATCCTCGTCAACGGCCTCGACCTGGAGATCGGCTGGATCCCGCCGCTCACGCAGGGGGCGCGCAACCCGAAGATCCTCCAGGGGGCGCCGGGGTTCGTCGACTGCTCGCAGGGGATCCAGGTCCTCGAGGTCCCGACGAACCTCAGCCGCACGGAGGGGGACGTGCATCCCTACGGGAACCCTCACTACCTGACCGATCCGCTCAACGCCATCGTCGTCGCCGGGACAATCGCGGAGGCGCTGAAGAAGATTGACCCCTCGTCCTCGGACTACTTCGAGGGAAGGAAGAGGGATTTCGTGAAAGCGATTCACGAGGCTACCTTCGGCAAGGAGCTCGTCGATCTCGTGGGGGGCGCGAAGCTGACGCGCGAGGCGTCAGCCGGAACGCTTGACGCCTTCCTCGACGCGACGAGCGTCGGGGGATCCCCTCTGCGAAGCCGCCTCGGCGGCTGGCTCGGCCGCATGCAGCCGGCGCGGGGAAAGCCGGTCGTCTCCTACCACAAAGACTACACGTACTTCGCCGCCCGGTTCGGGCTCGACATCGTCGAGTACGTCGAGCCGAAGCCCGGCATCCAACCCTCGGCCAAGCACCTCGAGGAGCTGATCGCGCGCCTCAAGAAGGGTGACATCCGCGCGATCGTCTCCCGCCCCTACGTGGAGCACCGCTCGACCGACTACGTCGCCGAGCAGACCGGCGTGAAGGTCCTGACCCTTCCGATCGAGGTCGGCGGGGCCCCCGAGGCGGCGGACTACTTCAAGCTCTTCGACCACGTCACCGGCCAGCTCGCCTCCGCGCTCTCATCGGCCCCCCCGGGCGCGGGGCACTAG
- a CDS encoding outer membrane lipoprotein carrier protein LolA, with protein MDCEREPRRRRAPLVLAVAGALFLTGAAGGARGADAPREGRETAREIALRLDARLATLRTMKGRFVQSFASSGLGMPQSEGGRFFLKRPDLMRWDYTTPEVKTAVSDGAHTWLYVPEDAVVYRGSVAAFKSRGAFAALASGSLRSEFEAIGVEARGAQVRGDVVLTLKPLSERDDLASLLIEIEPTRLSIASMTAIDGAGNRIAILFSDVEEDVDLPGDLFTFAPPDGARVIDQDPRPANR; from the coding sequence ATGGACTGCGAGCGAGAGCCCCGGCGGCGACGAGCCCCCCTCGTCCTCGCGGTCGCCGGCGCGCTCTTTCTGACCGGGGCGGCCGGCGGCGCGCGGGGCGCCGACGCGCCTCGGGAGGGGCGCGAGACGGCGCGCGAGATCGCCCTGAGGCTCGACGCGCGGCTCGCCACGCTGCGGACGATGAAGGGGCGGTTCGTGCAATCGTTTGCGTCGTCGGGGCTCGGCATGCCGCAGTCCGAGGGGGGGCGATTCTTCCTGAAGCGCCCGGACCTCATGCGATGGGATTACACGACCCCGGAGGTGAAGACCGCGGTGAGCGACGGCGCGCACACGTGGCTCTATGTCCCCGAGGATGCGGTCGTCTATCGGGGATCCGTCGCCGCTTTCAAGAGCCGGGGCGCCTTCGCGGCGCTCGCGTCGGGGTCCCTGAGGTCCGAGTTCGAGGCGATCGGCGTCGAGGCGAGGGGCGCTCAGGTTCGCGGCGACGTCGTCCTGACGCTCAAGCCGCTCTCGGAGCGCGACGATCTCGCGTCGCTGCTCATCGAGATCGAGCCCACGCGGCTCTCCATCGCCTCCATGACCGCGATCGACGGCGCGGGGAACCGGATCGCCATCCTCTTCAGCGACGTGGAGGAGGACGTCGATCTCCCGGGCGATCTCTTCACGTTCGCGCCCCCCGACGGAGCCCGCGTGATCGATCAGGATCCCCGCCCCGCGAATCGCTGA
- a CDS encoding YajQ family cyclic di-GMP-binding protein — protein MASESSFDIISKIDLFEVDNAISQASKEIANRFDFKGTGAEIRREAQVIHLSAADTYKLKALDEVLRERMAKRSVPLKGMTYGKPETSPTGKATQKIDVQNGIPTDKAKEIVKLVKELRLKVQASILSDQVRVKGPKKDDLQAVMHALREADLGCHIEFTNFR, from the coding sequence ATGGCCTCCGAGAGTTCGTTCGACATCATCTCGAAGATCGATCTCTTCGAGGTCGACAACGCCATCTCCCAGGCCTCCAAGGAGATCGCGAACCGGTTCGATTTCAAGGGGACCGGCGCGGAGATCCGCCGCGAGGCGCAGGTCATCCACCTCTCCGCCGCCGACACGTACAAGCTCAAGGCTCTCGACGAGGTGCTGAGGGAGCGGATGGCGAAGCGGAGCGTCCCCCTGAAGGGGATGACGTACGGAAAGCCCGAGACCTCGCCGACGGGCAAGGCCACCCAGAAGATCGACGTCCAGAACGGGATTCCGACGGACAAAGCCAAGGAGATCGTGAAGCTCGTCAAGGAGCTGCGGCTCAAGGTGCAGGCCTCGATCCTCTCCGACCAGGTGAGGGTCAAGGGGCCGAAGAAGGACGACCTGCAGGCGGTCATGCACGCGCTCCGGGAGGCGGATCTCGGATGCCACATCGAGTTCACGAACTTCCGATGA
- a CDS encoding polyprenyl synthetase family protein gives MEPALRKETPLPAAPPLGALLEPVEADLHAVEERLAKSLESDVEIIQTIGTYLSEGGGKRIRPALLLLCARMAGYRGDRHVLFATVFELIHTATLVHDDVIDGSAMRRGRSTVHSRWGNHLTVLFGDHIYLTAMNEALRADDLRPIQILCEITLQMIHGEILQSHIHGRIDVSEEEHLEIVRRKTALLFSGCARVAGYLSGLPSKAEDDLAEFGIHLGMAYQIVDDLLDLTADPVVLGKPVASDLREGRITLPLIYLLEKGEAVHLEMVRSLVQERRFDRASLAEIVGEMRRHGSLDRARKLAQHYCGLARARLMTFPESPARSSLVGVCDFITARSY, from the coding sequence GTGGAGCCCGCGCTGAGAAAAGAGACGCCCCTCCCTGCGGCGCCGCCGCTCGGCGCGCTCCTCGAGCCCGTGGAGGCCGACCTCCACGCCGTCGAGGAGCGGCTGGCGAAGAGTCTCGAGTCCGACGTCGAGATCATCCAGACGATCGGCACGTACCTCTCCGAGGGGGGAGGCAAGCGGATCCGGCCCGCGCTGCTCCTGCTGTGCGCCCGCATGGCCGGGTACCGGGGCGATCGCCACGTGCTCTTCGCGACCGTCTTCGAGCTGATCCACACGGCGACGCTGGTTCACGACGACGTCATCGACGGCTCGGCGATGAGGCGGGGCCGATCGACGGTCCACTCGCGATGGGGGAACCATCTCACCGTCCTGTTCGGCGATCACATCTATCTGACCGCGATGAACGAGGCCCTGAGGGCCGACGACCTGAGGCCGATCCAGATTCTCTGCGAGATCACCCTCCAGATGATCCACGGGGAGATCCTGCAGTCCCACATCCATGGAAGAATCGACGTCTCCGAGGAGGAGCATCTGGAGATCGTTCGCCGGAAGACGGCGCTCCTCTTCTCGGGATGCGCGCGCGTCGCGGGATACCTCTCCGGGCTCCCCTCGAAGGCCGAGGACGATCTGGCGGAGTTCGGGATTCACCTGGGGATGGCGTACCAGATCGTCGACGACCTCCTCGATCTCACCGCCGATCCGGTCGTCCTCGGCAAGCCCGTCGCGAGCGATCTCCGCGAAGGGCGCATCACGCTCCCCCTCATCTACCTTCTCGAGAAGGGGGAGGCGGTCCACCTGGAGATGGTCCGCTCCCTCGTGCAGGAGCGCCGGTTCGACCGGGCGTCGCTCGCTGAAATCGTCGGCGAGATGAGGCGGCACGGGAGCCTCGATCGCGCCCGCAAGCTCGCCCAACACTACTGCGGCCTCGCCCGGGCCCGCCTCATGACCTTCCCGGAATCGCCGGCCCGGAGCTCGCTCGTGGGCGTCTGCGACTTCATCACCGCCCGCTCGTACTAG
- the smc gene encoding chromosome segregation protein SMC: protein MFRLEKLELNGFKSFSSRTEFLFGAGITAVVGPNGCGKSNIADSINWVIGGQSSRALRAEHMGDVIFNGSDARRPMGMAEVSLHLVAANGADHATVSVELEGSASRSDPETTVDSGDVTAAELPEADPMPLAEAGNGHAGGNGNGSHPAPPDPTGDAPRRSWLDRQKVVITRRLFRSGESEYLLDGQKCRLRDIQDLLAEVRIGSGLYSVIEQGRVDSVLLSRPRDRRVLIEEAAGIALYKVRKRQAQTKLEATEANLLRIHDIVSELEKQIGSLKRQAARARRYARISAEIEKGERILFHHESVRLDGQADQIAARRVEVEDHGARAAATLAKAEALVAEGREAVAEEAARHQAAREGLHALDRALDQIKAGIDRFREQETEATTHLARGAAEAASLAGRLAVARAREESLAVELDGAATESARAEGAVLDHEASARLDAAALQSAEAALAAAREEAVAGAGGLSECRNEIRRLDESAARWHAEESRLERLVAEIGEESLSLVERGREHESGREAFGVSRAGLREIIEDGARALRGAESRREALLLEREERRGRLRAIEERIVSLSGIEEADGQELEALRAGSPARFLKDILSPPEGFDRAVDAALRGLLRGCVIDSVDEAAALMAALKDRGMGRAVLIPAEARARGAGAPDPHPHSPVGGSLGTLAQLLDAGSLGIPGLAVILDRVAVAADMASGLAVREAMPGRDVVTLSGDFLSRDGWMEGGAEIPEEAGVMTLRRLLKRLGADSESTGSRVAMLDGEIEAQERMVGDLRSRAADLKHREAILEKQGETLRVEEEVLRGESARLELRRDAHAADLGRVREDLAAGAGARTAVAWTLAETLNRHDGLLREAESLAGGVDTARGALAARNAALATQRSAASAARERRASLEAESRHHAAAIADLHGRIDREREDRIRWDARLAEARSRLAEDTSVLSDRMADRVLADGLVASAEAALIEKRGALPALEEGVRRARGAHDEAREALHAVALEEERLIGERRGLEARVIERGLPSLAVAVSDLTPEDRALDPEAVRSQIAAHRERRDAMGAVNLMAVEQFRELEQRHAFITAQRRDLEDSIRSLKETIARINRQSRERFLDAFEKIRTGFADIFKILFGGGRADLRLVTDGDEDGDLLEAGLEISAQPPGKRLQSLSLLSGGEKALTAIALLFAIFRYSPSPFCLLDEVDAPLDEANVIRFNALLERMSSDTQFLMITHNRRSMEAAAMLYGITMEEPGVSRAVSVVMASEADRKEAARTLPALLASRHRGHAGRVRPAAPTAGGNGA, encoded by the coding sequence ATGTTCAGGCTCGAGAAGCTGGAACTGAATGGCTTCAAGTCGTTCTCGTCCCGGACCGAGTTCCTCTTCGGGGCCGGCATCACGGCGGTGGTCGGCCCGAACGGCTGCGGCAAGAGCAACATCGCCGACTCGATCAACTGGGTCATCGGCGGGCAGAGCTCGCGGGCGCTGCGCGCCGAGCACATGGGCGACGTGATCTTCAATGGAAGCGACGCCCGGCGCCCCATGGGGATGGCGGAGGTCTCGCTCCACCTCGTCGCCGCGAACGGCGCGGACCACGCGACGGTGTCGGTCGAGCTCGAGGGGTCGGCTTCGCGCTCCGATCCGGAGACGACGGTCGATTCGGGGGATGTCACCGCGGCGGAGCTCCCGGAGGCGGATCCGATGCCCCTCGCCGAGGCCGGGAACGGCCACGCAGGCGGCAACGGGAACGGCTCTCACCCGGCGCCGCCCGACCCGACGGGCGACGCCCCGCGTCGCTCATGGCTCGATCGGCAGAAGGTCGTGATCACGCGCCGGCTCTTTCGATCGGGGGAGAGCGAATACCTTCTCGACGGGCAGAAGTGCCGGCTCCGCGACATCCAGGATCTCCTCGCGGAGGTGCGCATCGGGAGCGGCCTCTACAGCGTCATCGAGCAGGGGCGCGTCGACTCGGTCCTCCTCTCGCGCCCCCGTGATCGCCGCGTGCTGATCGAGGAGGCCGCGGGGATCGCGCTCTACAAGGTTCGCAAGCGCCAGGCGCAGACGAAGCTGGAGGCGACCGAGGCGAACCTGCTCCGCATCCACGACATCGTCTCCGAGCTCGAGAAGCAGATCGGCTCCCTCAAGAGGCAGGCCGCGCGCGCGCGCCGCTACGCCAGGATCTCCGCCGAAATCGAGAAGGGCGAGCGCATTCTGTTCCACCATGAATCGGTCCGGCTCGACGGCCAGGCCGACCAGATCGCCGCGCGGCGCGTCGAGGTCGAGGACCACGGCGCCCGGGCGGCCGCGACGCTGGCGAAGGCCGAGGCCCTCGTCGCCGAGGGGCGCGAGGCCGTCGCCGAGGAGGCGGCGCGCCACCAGGCCGCCCGCGAGGGGCTGCACGCCCTCGATCGGGCGCTCGATCAGATCAAGGCCGGCATCGATCGCTTCCGGGAGCAGGAGACCGAGGCGACGACCCACCTCGCCCGCGGCGCCGCGGAGGCCGCCTCGCTCGCCGGGCGGCTCGCCGTCGCGCGGGCGCGCGAGGAATCGCTGGCCGTCGAGCTCGACGGGGCGGCGACCGAATCGGCGCGCGCCGAGGGCGCGGTGCTCGACCACGAGGCTTCGGCGCGCCTCGACGCGGCCGCGCTCCAGTCCGCGGAGGCCGCCCTCGCGGCGGCGCGGGAGGAGGCGGTCGCCGGCGCCGGCGGGCTCAGCGAGTGCCGGAACGAGATCCGCCGCCTCGACGAGAGCGCGGCCCGCTGGCACGCGGAGGAGTCGCGCCTCGAGCGGCTCGTCGCGGAGATCGGCGAGGAGAGCCTCTCGCTGGTCGAGCGGGGCCGCGAGCACGAGTCCGGGCGCGAGGCGTTCGGCGTGTCGCGGGCGGGGCTCAGAGAGATCATCGAGGACGGCGCCCGCGCGCTTCGAGGGGCCGAGTCGCGCCGCGAGGCGCTGCTCCTCGAGCGCGAGGAGCGCCGCGGCCGCCTGCGCGCCATCGAGGAGCGCATCGTCAGCCTCTCCGGCATCGAGGAGGCGGACGGGCAGGAGCTCGAGGCGCTCAGGGCCGGCTCCCCCGCGCGATTCCTCAAGGACATCCTCTCCCCCCCCGAGGGGTTCGATCGCGCCGTCGACGCGGCGCTGCGCGGACTGCTCCGGGGGTGCGTCATCGACTCGGTCGACGAGGCCGCGGCGCTGATGGCGGCGCTCAAGGATCGCGGCATGGGCCGCGCGGTCCTCATCCCCGCCGAGGCGCGGGCGCGCGGCGCCGGCGCGCCGGACCCGCATCCGCATTCACCGGTCGGCGGGAGCCTCGGCACCCTCGCGCAGCTCCTCGACGCCGGCTCGCTCGGAATCCCGGGGCTCGCCGTGATCCTCGATCGCGTCGCGGTCGCCGCGGACATGGCCTCGGGGCTCGCGGTGCGCGAGGCGATGCCCGGACGCGACGTGGTCACTCTCTCGGGCGATTTCCTCTCACGCGATGGCTGGATGGAGGGGGGCGCGGAGATCCCCGAGGAGGCCGGCGTCATGACGCTGAGGCGGCTCCTCAAGAGGCTCGGCGCCGACTCCGAATCCACGGGATCCCGCGTCGCGATGCTCGACGGCGAGATCGAGGCCCAAGAGCGGATGGTGGGAGACCTGCGATCCCGGGCGGCGGATCTGAAGCACCGCGAGGCGATCCTCGAGAAGCAGGGGGAAACGCTGCGCGTCGAGGAGGAGGTTCTGCGGGGCGAGAGCGCCCGCCTCGAGCTCCGGCGCGACGCCCACGCCGCCGATCTCGGCCGCGTGCGCGAGGATCTCGCCGCGGGGGCCGGGGCGCGGACGGCGGTCGCCTGGACTCTCGCGGAGACGCTGAACCGTCACGACGGATTGCTCCGCGAAGCGGAGTCGCTGGCGGGAGGCGTGGACACCGCGCGCGGCGCCCTGGCGGCCCGCAACGCGGCCCTCGCGACGCAGCGCTCGGCGGCCTCGGCGGCGCGCGAGCGACGGGCGTCGCTCGAGGCGGAATCCCGCCACCACGCGGCGGCGATCGCCGACCTGCACGGGCGGATCGATCGGGAGAGGGAGGATCGAATCCGGTGGGACGCGCGCCTCGCGGAGGCGAGGAGCCGCCTCGCCGAGGACACCTCGGTTCTCTCCGATCGCATGGCAGATCGCGTGCTTGCGGACGGGCTCGTCGCGTCGGCGGAGGCGGCGCTGATCGAGAAGCGGGGAGCCCTTCCGGCGCTCGAGGAGGGGGTGAGGCGGGCGCGAGGGGCGCACGACGAAGCGCGCGAGGCGCTCCACGCCGTCGCCCTCGAGGAGGAGCGGCTCATCGGCGAGAGGCGCGGGCTCGAGGCGCGCGTGATCGAGCGCGGGCTGCCGTCGCTTGCCGTCGCCGTCTCGGACCTCACGCCCGAGGATCGCGCTCTCGATCCCGAGGCCGTGAGGTCTCAGATCGCCGCGCACCGGGAGCGCCGCGACGCGATGGGTGCGGTCAACCTCATGGCCGTCGAGCAGTTCCGCGAGCTCGAGCAGCGTCACGCGTTCATCACGGCGCAGCGCCGGGATCTCGAGGACTCGATCCGGTCGCTGAAGGAGACGATTGCCCGCATCAACCGGCAGTCGCGCGAGAGATTCCTCGACGCCTTCGAGAAGATCCGCACGGGGTTCGCCGACATCTTCAAGATCCTCTTCGGAGGCGGCCGCGCCGATCTCCGCCTCGTCACCGACGGCGACGAGGACGGTGATCTCCTCGAGGCCGGCCTCGAGATCAGCGCCCAGCCCCCCGGCAAGCGCCTGCAGAGCCTGTCGCTCCTCTCCGGCGGCGAGAAGGCCCTGACCGCGATCGCGCTGCTGTTCGCCATCTTCCGCTACTCCCCCTCTCCGTTCTGCCTCCTCGACGAGGTCGACGCCCCGCTCGATGAGGCGAACGTGATACGGTTCAACGCGCTGCTCGAGCGGATGTCGTCCGACACCCAGTTCCTGATGATCACGCACAACCGCCGCAGCATGGAGGCGGCGGCGATGCTCTACGGGATCACGATGGAGGAGCCCGGGGTGTCGCGCGCGGTGTCGGTCGTGATGGCCTCGGAGGCGGACCGGAAGGAGGCCGCCCGGACGCTTCCCGCGCTCCTCGCCTCGCGCCATCGGGGGCACGCGGGGCGGGTGCGGCCGGCCGCACCCACCGCGGGCGGGAATGGCGCCTGA
- a CDS encoding M28 family peptidase: MAPERFLPTALRILPALMTLLAAGPLGAGGDTGPPPKDPPLDRPLAAAVVAARAVTGVRDLVAFGPRMGGTSSGDRAAAYLRGRFEALGLTVVETVEPEKPTHEERSFEATLLEPGAAPLDAWPVGFSPSLPSAELLVHRSAGGVPKGAWALLSDEVPDAAARRAAEAGATAVLTDAPREEGRYLDWAPAEELGASAPRTVPVFTLSLNSGKKVRRALDAGGAVKVRLSLDARTAPGRPRSILATLPGDLPGWYLVCAHGDSDSGGPGADDNASGVASALEVATSLAAAARAGLLPKPRPSVRFAIWGSEIHSSRAFVTERAPEIESLLGVFNFDQTAAATERHAIYFEGNDVPWNGPLLRTLLSAAKALAGRDGFPGEHTTNPSLGGTDAEIFLPKEAHGAGLTSARVPVTTVFTAAWGSPEEVPQTPGWDSDAWPQKGIVRIDYSPVYHSSGDTPSAATDHRGDNMAACARVVAVALGRLMSPPASGEAPSQRR, from the coding sequence ATGGCGCCTGAGAGATTCCTCCCCACCGCGCTCCGGATCCTGCCCGCGCTCATGACGCTCCTGGCGGCCGGCCCTCTCGGCGCCGGCGGGGACACCGGCCCGCCGCCGAAGGACCCACCGCTCGATCGGCCCCTCGCCGCCGCGGTCGTCGCGGCGCGCGCGGTCACCGGTGTCCGCGATCTCGTCGCGTTCGGGCCGAGGATGGGAGGCACCTCCTCCGGCGATCGCGCGGCCGCCTACCTCAGGGGACGGTTCGAGGCCCTCGGGCTCACGGTCGTCGAGACGGTCGAGCCCGAGAAGCCGACGCACGAGGAGAGATCGTTCGAGGCGACGCTCCTCGAGCCCGGGGCGGCGCCGCTCGACGCGTGGCCCGTGGGCTTCTCCCCCTCGCTCCCCTCCGCTGAGCTGCTCGTCCACCGATCCGCCGGAGGTGTCCCGAAGGGGGCGTGGGCGCTCCTCTCGGACGAGGTCCCCGACGCCGCCGCACGGCGGGCGGCCGAGGCCGGGGCGACCGCGGTCCTGACCGATGCGCCGCGCGAGGAGGGGAGGTATCTCGACTGGGCCCCCGCCGAGGAGCTCGGCGCCTCCGCCCCTCGAACGGTGCCGGTCTTCACGCTCTCTCTCAACTCCGGGAAGAAGGTCCGCCGTGCCCTCGACGCGGGAGGGGCGGTGAAAGTCCGGCTCTCCCTGGACGCGCGGACCGCCCCCGGTCGCCCTCGCTCGATCCTCGCGACGCTCCCGGGGGATCTCCCCGGGTGGTATCTCGTCTGCGCGCACGGAGACTCCGACTCGGGCGGGCCGGGGGCCGACGACAACGCCTCCGGCGTCGCGAGCGCGCTCGAGGTCGCGACGTCGCTCGCGGCGGCGGCGCGCGCGGGGCTCCTGCCGAAGCCTCGTCCGTCGGTGCGCTTCGCGATCTGGGGAAGCGAGATCCACTCCTCCCGGGCCTTCGTGACGGAGCGCGCCCCGGAGATCGAGTCGCTCCTCGGCGTCTTCAACTTCGATCAGACCGCGGCGGCGACGGAGAGGCACGCCATCTACTTCGAGGGGAACGACGTTCCGTGGAACGGGCCGCTGCTCCGGACGCTCCTGTCGGCCGCGAAGGCTCTCGCGGGTCGCGACGGCTTTCCCGGCGAGCACACCACGAACCCTTCGCTCGGAGGAACGGACGCCGAGATCTTCCTTCCGAAAGAGGCGCACGGGGCGGGGCTCACGAGCGCGCGCGTCCCGGTGACGACGGTCTTCACCGCGGCCTGGGGGAGCCCCGAGGAGGTGCCGCAGACTCCCGGCTGGGACTCCGACGCGTGGCCTCAGAAGGGGATCGTGCGCATCGACTACAGCCCCGTCTACCACTCGTCCGGAGACACGCCGTCCGCGGCGACCGATCATCGGGGCGACAACATGGCGGCCTGCGCGCGCGTCGTCGCCGTGGCGCTCGGGCGGCTGATGTCGCCGCCGGCTTCCGGAGAAGCGCCCTCTCAGCGTCGCTGA
- the pyrF gene encoding orotidine-5'-phosphate decarboxylase, whose translation MARRTVTLLRGRVGCFKVGLQLFTAAGPAVVRDIVEAGEKVFLDLKFHDIPNTVARAVEEAARAGAFFTDVHTTGGEEMMRAAAAAARAGTAPGAARPRILGVTILTSLDAAAMGAVGLRADVPALVTDLAILARRSGLDGVVASAHEVASIRRECGPSFVIVVPGIRPGGAGLDDQKRAATPREAILAGADYLVVGRPITGGADPAGAAEAIAAEMAM comes from the coding sequence TCGGGCTGCAGCTCTTCACCGCCGCGGGCCCGGCGGTCGTCCGCGACATCGTCGAGGCCGGCGAGAAGGTCTTCCTCGATCTGAAGTTCCACGACATCCCGAACACCGTCGCACGCGCCGTCGAGGAGGCGGCGAGGGCAGGGGCGTTCTTCACCGACGTCCACACCACCGGGGGGGAAGAGATGATGCGCGCGGCGGCGGCCGCCGCCCGCGCGGGGACCGCTCCCGGCGCCGCGCGCCCGCGGATCCTGGGCGTGACCATCCTGACCAGCCTCGACGCGGCGGCCATGGGGGCCGTCGGGCTCCGCGCCGACGTCCCGGCGCTCGTGACCGATCTCGCGATCCTCGCCCGCAGGAGCGGCCTCGACGGCGTCGTCGCCTCGGCGCACGAGGTCGCGTCGATAAGGCGCGAGTGCGGCCCCTCGTTCGTGATCGTCGTGCCGGGGATCCGGCCCGGGGGCGCCGGACTCGACGATCAGAAGCGCGCGGCGACGCCGCGCGAGGCGATCCTCGCGGGGGCGGACTACCTCGTGGTGGGCCGGCCGATCACCGGCGGGGCGGATCCCGCCGGCGCCGCGGAGGCGATCGCGGCGGAGATGGCGATGTGA